Sequence from the Streptomyces spinoverrucosus genome:
GTAGGGGCACTGGGGTTCGTCGGACTGCTCGTACCGCACGTCGCCCTGGCCGTCTTCGGCGCCGATCTGCGGCTGACCCTGCCCGGCGCCGCCCTGGTGGGCGCGGCCGTGGTGTGCGGGGCGGACGCTGCGGCACAGCTGTCCTCGCGACTGCTGGCGGCCGCGCTCGACTCCGGGCGGCTCACGCTGCCGGTCGGGGCCCTCACCGCCTGCCTCGGGGCCGCCCTGCTGCTGGTCGTCGTGCGCCGCGCGCCAAGCCGTACGTTCTGATGTCGACGGAGGACAGCATGACCGAGTCCGTGGGGATCCGCGTCGAAGGGGTCCGCTTCGGCTACCCCGGACAAGCCGTGTTGCGGGGCGTCGACATGACCGTCGAGCCCGGTGAGCTGACCGCCCTCATCGGCCTCAACGGCTGTGGGAAGTCAACCCTGTTGCGGCTGGCCGCGGGGCTGCTGCGGCCGGACGAGGGGCGCGTGCTGCTCGGCGGGGACGACCTCGCCCGGCTGTCCCGGCGCGCCACCGCCCGACGGGTCGCGCTGCTGCACCAGTCCGCACCGGCTGTCCCCGGCATGACGGTGCGTCACCTCGTCCGGCAGGGGCGGTACGCGGCGCGTGGCCCGCTCGGCATGCTGCGCGAGGGGGACGACCCCGTCGTGCGCCGCGCGCTGCGCGACGTCGGCGTGGAGCAGTGGGCCGAGCGGGACGTCGACGCGCTGTCCGGGGGTGAGCGGCAGCGGGTGCGGCTCGCGATGGCGCTCGCCCAGGACACCCGTGTCCTGCTGCTGGACGAGCCGACCACCTACCTGGACCTGCATCACCAGCTCGACGTGCTGCAGACCGTGGTCCGCCTGCGCGAGGAACGCGGCCTCACCGTCGTGATGGTGCTGCACGACCTGGCCCACGCCGCGCGGTTCGCCGAACGGATCGTCGCACTGCGCGACGGCCTTGTGGTGGCCGACGGGACGCCGAAGGAGGTCGTCACACCCGGGTTGCTCGCGGACGTCCTCCGGGTGGCCGGCCGGGTCGGCCGGGACCCCGAGGGGGCTGGCCGGTGTGTTACCCGGATCACCCTCTCCCAGCACTAGAATATGAAAATCATACTCATTAGAGTGGTCGGCGGCGCTCACCCGAACGCCGTATCTCCCTGACCGACAAGGAGAGTTCATGGACAACGAGCAGGTCTTCACGCCGATCGCCGACCAGGGCCAGCTGGCCCACGCCTCGGCCTCCCACTCCAACGCGCTCGTCGAGAACCCCTTCGACGACACCGAGGAGTAAGCGAGGGTCCAACCCTCGACCGTGGGCCCGCCCGTTGCCTTCCGGGCGGGCCCACGCCCACCAAGGCCCCTTCCTCACAGGAGGATCGACGTGTCCCGCAGCCAGCTCGTACCCGGTGTCGAGGTCGTCGCCGTACCCGGGCGGGGTCTCGCCGTCCGTACGGCCGAGGGGGAGTTCCTCGCCGTCAGGACGCAGGGCGCGGACGAGGACGCCCTGCTGTCCCGCCTCTCCGGTACGACCGCGGGTGAGCCGGACGACGAACTCGACCGCCTCGTCCGGGCCTTCGAGGACGCCGGGTACCTGGCCGACGGACCGCGGAGCCCGCGATGGCCCGCCGATCGCCGGGACATCCGGCTGCTGGGCGACCCGGTACTGACCGAACCGCTGGCCGCGCTCCTGCGCGCGCTGGGCGCCGAGCCGGCAACGGCGGCTTCCGACAGCACGGCTGACGACCTGTCCGCCGACGAGCCCGCCGCGGTCGTGTGGTGCCTCGACGGGCCCGTGCCCGAGGGACTGTGGGACGCCGCCGACCGGTTGCCCGAGCGCGGCATCGCCTGGCTGCGCTGCCACCGCGAGGGCTGGCAGGCGTACGTCGAGCCGCCGGCCGCCGCCCCGGGGGACGTCACCTCGGCGCACGTCCGGGCCCGTCGGCTCGCCGCCACCCCCGCGCACCGCGAGCTGGCCGCCTACTGGAGCGGGCCCCGTACGTCCGGCGCGCCCGTTCACCTCACCGCCCCGGCCGCGGGGCTGCTGGCCGCCCTGCTCGCCGACGACCTGAGCCGGTGGGCCACCGGCGCGCCCGACACCGGCGACCTGCCCGCCCGGCGCCGGCTCCGGCGCGTCGACCTGCGCACGCTGACCGTCACCGAGCACCCCGTGCTGCCCGTGCCCGACGTCGCCCCGATGCCGAAGAAGGCCGGATGACGCCGTTCACCGTGGCCGTCGCGGCACTCGCCACCGACGTCCATCTCCCGGACGGCGACGGTCCCTTCCCGGCCGTCCTCATCCGTACGCCGTACGACCGGAGACGGCACCGGGCCGAGCTGCGCGGCTGGGCCCGCCGCGGGTTCGCCGCGATGGCCCAGGACGTACGGGGCCGGTATGCGTCGCCGGGGGAGTGGCACGCGTACGAGAACGAGGCCGCCGACGGAGCGGAGACCGCTCGCTGGGCGCGCGGGCAGTCATGGAACGACGGTCGGCTGGTCGCCGTCGGCGCCTCCTACGCCGCCCACTGCGCCCTCGCCCTCGCGCTCG
This genomic interval carries:
- the amiA gene encoding streptamidine family RiPP, which gives rise to MDNEQVFTPIADQGQLAHASASHSNALVENPFDDTEE